One Euphorbia lathyris chromosome 1, ddEupLath1.1, whole genome shotgun sequence DNA segment encodes these proteins:
- the LOC136223075 gene encoding nucleolar GTP-binding protein 1-like gives MVQYNFKKITVVPSGKDFIDIILSRTQRQTPTVVHKGYAITRLRQFYMRKVKYTQTNYHEKLSTIVDEFPRLDDIHPFYGDLLHVLYNKDHYKLALGQINTARNLISKIAKDYVRLLKYGDSLYRCKSLKVAALGRMCTVIKRIGPSLAYLEQIRQHMARLPSIDPNTRTILICGYPNVGKSSFINKITRADVDVQPYAFTTKSLFVGHTDYKYLRYQVIDTPGILDRPFEDRNIIEMCSITALAHLRAAVLFFLDISGSCGYSIAQQAALFHSIKSLFMNKPLIIVCNKTDLQPLEGISEEDKKLVAEMKEEAMKTVFGQGGEASNDEGVLLTMSTLTEAGVIAVKNAACERLLDQRVEIKMKSKKINDCLNRFHVAMPKPRDQKERPPCIPQAVLEAKAKEAAVAEEKAKKKTEKDLEDENGGAGVYSASLKKHYILADDEWKEDVLPEILDGHNVYDFIDPDILQRLEELEREEGVRQAEEADEDFEMDDYELTPEEKAALAEIRKLKSVRIQEHRIKKSTAESRPIVPRKFDKDKKFTSERMGRDLSSRGLDPSKAIERARSKSLARKGRKRERDASGAMDMDIDQSNKKLRLARSRSRSMSRSSRPPGEAVPGEGYRDSIQKKKAIKLGKKSVRNRNKEARRGEADRVIPTLRPKHLFSGKRSTGKTDRR, from the coding sequence ATGGTGCAGTATAATTTTAAGAAGATCACTGTGGTCCCAAGTGGGAAAGACTTCATTGACATTATCCTATCTCGGACCCAAAGGCAAACACCCACAGTTGTCCACAAGGGGTATGCTATTACTCGTTTGCGTCAGTTTTACATGCGTAAAGTCAAGTATACGCAAACGAATTATCATGAGAAACTGTCTACAATTGTTGATGAGTTCCCTCGGCTGGATGACATTCATCCTTTCTATGGCGATCTTCTGCACGTTCTTTACAATAAGGACCATTACAAGCTTGCACTTGGCCAAATAAACACTGCCAGGAATCTTATTAGCAAGATAGCCAAAGACTATGTGAGGTTGTTGAAGTATGGTGACTCACTGTATCGATGCAAGTCTCTGAAGGTTGCTGCTCTGGGCCGCATGTGTACTGTGATTAAGAGGATCGGTCCTAGTTTAGCTTATTTGGAGCAGATCAGGCAACATATGGCGAGGTTGCCTTCAATTGACCCGAATACTCGAACAATCTTGATTTGTGGCTATCCTAATGTTGGCAAGAGCTCGTTCATTAACAAGATTACAAGGGCTGATGTGGATGTCCAGCCTTACGCATTCACCACTAAGTCACTTTTTGTGGGTCACACAGACTATAAATACTTGAGGTACCAAGTGATAGATACACCAGGGATTTTGGACAGACCTTTTGAAGATCGTAATATCATTGAGATGTGCAGTATTACAGCTTTGGCACATTTACGAGCTGCTGTATTGTTCTTCTTGGATATCTCAGGATCATGTGGATACAGCATTGCTCAACAAGCAGCTCTGTTCCACAGTATCAAGTCCCTCTTCATGAACAAACCTTTGATAATTGTCTGCAACAAGACTGATTTGCAGCCATTGGAAGGGATTTCTGAAGAAGACAAGAAATTGGTTGCGGAGATGAAAGAAGAGGCTATGAAAACTGTGTTTGGTCAAGGAGGCGAAGCTTCAAATGATGAAGGTGTGCTTTTGACTATGAGCACCTTGACTGAGGCGGGAGTTATTGCTGTGAAGAATGCAGCTTGTGAGAGATTACTGGATCAGCGTGTGGAAATAAAGATGAAATCTAAAAAGATAAATGACTGCTTGAATCGGTTCCATGTTGCAATGCCAAAGCCACGTGACCAGAAAGAAAGACCACCTTGTATACCTCAGGCAGTTTTGGAAGCTAAAGCTAAGGAAGCAGCTGTGGCAGAAGAAAAGGCGAAGAAGAAAACCGAAAAGGACTTGGAGGATGAAAATGGCGGTGCTGGTGTATACTCTGCTAGCTTGAAAAAGCATTATATCTTAGCTGATGATGAATGGAAAGAGGATGTCTTGCCCGAAATTCTCGATGGCCACAATGTTTATGACTTCATTGATCCTGATATCTTGCAAAGACTAGAGGAGTTAGAACGGGAAGAAGGTGTTCGGCAGGCAGAGGAGGCAGATGAGGATTTCGAGATGGATGATTATGAATTGACTCCAGAAGAGAAAGCAGCTTTGGCTGAAATCAGGAAATTGAAAAGCGTGCGGATTCAAGAGCATAGAATAAAGAAAAGCACTGCAGAGAGTCGGCCCATCGTACCTCGAAAATTCGATAAGGATAAAAAGTTCACTTCAGAGAGAATGGGCAGAGATCTATCATCTAGGGGGCTGGATCCATCCAAGGCAATTGAACGTGCCCGCAGCAAGTCACTTGCTAGGAAGGGACGCAAGAGGGAGAGGGATGCCAGTGGCGCAATGGACATGGATATTGACCAGTCAAATAAGAAACTTCGTTTAGCCAGATCTCGGTCAAGATCCATGTCACGGTCTTCACGGCCTCCAGGTGAAGCTGTTCCAGGAGAGGGATACAGAGACTCTATTCAGAAGAAGAAAGCTATTAAACTTGGCAAGAAATCTGTTAGAAATAGGAATAAGGAAGCTCGTCGTGGAGAGGCAGATAGAGTTATTCCTACTCTCAGACCTAAGCACTTGTTCAGTGGGAAACGTTCCACTGGAAAAACTGATAGGCGTTAA